The window acttctttttctatattatttttcccaaaCCAAATTgctttttacaaaattatttttaactagaTAAAGCAGATAATTCATAGTAAAGTAGAAGAAACAGAATATAAATGGCCATTTTCTCTATTGAAGTAGTTTGGAGATCTGAGACCTGTTTCACTGTATAATGAAGAGTCTTATTAGGACAGTGTTTTTACTATGATCTTGAGAAAAGCATTAATTCTCAGAAagtcagtttcttaatctgtaaaatgggaagtcaaattcaacaaacatctattaagtactGTGTAATTCActgaagaatcaaatataaattaagataCATGCCCTATTTTAAGGTGCTTACAGTTTAATAGTTAGCAgaagatatatacaaataaattttgtggtgttctcttcttttatataatatatgatcgttctgtgggagcaggtttcttggggaggttttctggaggcagccttagtttcagttcaaagtaataatcacttcaaatgcagccagctgataaagtccaaacgtttattttctccttccaagtcttacctctttccttgggcctggtagctttcttagaggcctctctctctccctccttggttccaagagctcttgcagtttgtcttttggctcttccagcttttgcctctagctcaactctgacttgtggcttctcaatctccaactgacgctcccctctcaatcttttcaactcaaccctcctgactgagctcagctatTTTTATGCTCTttgaggtgtaaactcaaaggttgactcctcctctgagagttggattatgggaggtgtgaatgtGGATATCTCATaatgaaccctgaaatctcccaaacatgtgaactactgtgtgagctaatgtgtgaactctcaaaggtgttaacttaagcactgtttctatcaattccttTGAGTTAACATTAGGATTCTAACAAATTTTATATAACAGAATGTGTTTAGTGTGGAGGAAAGGAACAGACAACATGCTATGAAAAATCTGAGGAAGGAAAGATCACTTTCATTTGGCGGGAAAGGTTAGGGAAGATGTAGTACCTGAGTTTTGCCATAAACGATAAGAGAAATTTCAAATAGGATAGCTTGAGGAAGAGACGTGGAGGATGGTATAAGTAAAAGCATGGAAACTGAAAAGGATAGAATGAGAAGGTGAAAAAGTGAATAGCTCATTTTACCTGGAGATACTATTCAGAAAGTTTGCACACTAAATATCCTTATCTAGGAATGGGAAAATGTGAGTAAGTCTATCTGGTATAACTCAGTTGTACAGTTCTGGGCTTGATCTAAACATGACTTTCATCATTGCTTGCTCCCAGTGCTTTTCACAATACGtggcacattgtaggtacttaatagatatttattgactgactcctCCAATTCAGAGATATGTAAAAGCACTGGAATAGTATGAACTCTATGACACTGAATAAAAACTAGGGTCTACCACTTTGCATAGTGAAAATTCAAAGGGAGAAAAGCCATGGGTACCACAACTACATTGTTCTACCTTCATTCTCCCTGCCATAGTTATTCCTTCTACACTCTTCCCTATAACCATATTTTAGCCCAATTGCTCTAAGATATGTCATCTCTTTCCCATTATCTAGCTGCTCTATTTATCCTGGCCAAGTATTAACCCAGTTAGCTACTACTTGCTTTCCCTACTTTTGGCCATTCTGGTAATGTGAAAGCATCCTGATTACTTGTGACTTTCATATCCATTCTTCCTACATTTCTGAGAAGATAGATTTAGGCTTTAGAATACGTTGAATGAGAAATGCaagagttaatattttattcataagcAAAAAAGtcaccaccttttttttttttttttttttttttttttttttttgagtaaggGAGACACTGGATTACAGCAGGAGCATTAGGAAATTATTTGTCTAACAGAATGGTGAATAATTTGGAAAGGACAGAGTTTAGATTTATAGAAAATCAGTTAGGATATTATTTtgctatgatgaaaaaaggaataaaggtaTAACATGGTTTCAAAGGAAGTGGAAAGATGTGGAGCGATCCAAGAAATGTCTTGGAGGTAGAAACAAAAGAACTTGAATTTGATTCAACGGGAGGATAAAGATACCAAATTGAATGTGAGCCTTACAGGTAAGTAATGGTGAGTATAGTGGCACCATAATTAGTAATAGAGAAATTACCTGGAAAAAATTTCAAAGGCATAAAAATTCCTGCATCATTTACATCATAGATATATTAGGAGAAGCAAATGAGACAGTGTTTGAACCTTTTAGGAAAACTAAAAAGCATTATAGAAATTCAAGTTTGAATTATAATGATACTTAATCATGTATTGGAAAAAAATGGATGTTTAATGTATATAGGCTGATTCTTATaccctaataatgataatttacttttttttcaggtTGTGGACAAATACAAATTGACACTAAAAGTACAAGATATGGATGGTCAATATTTTGGCAAGTTTACTAAGTCAACTTGCATCATTTCAGTTGGAGATGTGAATGACAACTTGCCAATTTTTACAAGAACCTCTGTAAGGGCATATCTTTGTCAAATGTAACTCACAAGCAAACATTTAATGCCAGTGTTAAATGCTCCTATGTCCTAACTTGAGTCATACTGTCTAATGTAATACAAGATTTAATACTTAGGAAAATATTCACAAACTTAGGTAGTACTTAATAAGAGTTaagttgtcttttattattacCAGTGGAGTGATTTCTCCATCATAATTTAacataaattcattttcaaaCAGAGCTAGTCcttgggaaatttttcttttatgttgtcTTTATGTATCTTCCCTACTTCTTTTATTGCCCTTCCCATCTAGTATTATTTTTAGTTCAGTTATGTTTACCACGAAGCAAAAATCTGGGGAAAAATTACTCTTAATCAGATATTAGGTGTCCCAGGAACTGTGTGTTAAATATGGTAGCTAGGAAGAGAGACAGCTTTTGGTAAAATGTTAACTTTACTCCTTGAAACCATATATCTCCATGTTCCTATCTATACTAATGCATAAGACTAGCCTAGCAAAGCTCCTTGCCTGTAACTCGGGGATAACcacaatttgaattcatattttatgtGGCATAGACAGACACATACCCACAGACAACTACCTCCTCacatgtttacacacacacacacacacacacacacacacacacatacacacacattgaCATTGATTTAggaattaggaaaatgaaaataactttcaCTTCTTTTATGTGGTTAATGTCTTTCTACAGCAATATTTAATAAGAACAATGTGTTTTTCCCCCCAGTATGTTACAGAAGtagaggaaaacaaaagcaaCGTGGAAATACTTCGATTAGCTGTAGAAGATAAAGATTTGATTAACACTCCAAATTGGAGTGCTAATTATACCATTTTAAGGGGTAATGAAAATGGGAATTTCCACATTGTGACAGATCCCAAAACTAATGAAGGAATTCTTTGTGTCGTTAAGGTAAGaaggtttaaaaaattaagaattcagtttgagaagtagaaaaaaaaagcaaaatcaaaaaattgTGTCAACTAAAGATTCATTTTGATAACTATAGAAGTAAAATGTTCATATAAGGAATTAAATTATTGTGTTTGACTCATAGAATTTCAATCTTAGAATGAAATGCTACAAATATGACATTCAAACTCTCAAGAAGTAGTTTTCTTGCCTAGAACTCTGAAAAAGGTTCATTTAGCCATTGCttgaatatttcaaaaaatgGGGAGTTCAGTACTTTATAAACCACATTATTCcatttttgaatgattttgattttatgaaagtttaaaaaactaGTTATGACAAATACAGTGCCTTATAATTTATACTTATTAGTCCTTACTGTAATCTCGAGAACTATATGGTTGATCCTTCTTCCACATGATAGCCtttcataattgaaaaaaacTATCATGTCTCcctcaacttttttctttaatctaaaATTCCTCagtttttatcatcattttttcaaGTGACATGGTTTAGAGTCCTTTTGTCACACTGGCAATCCTCACTAGGATTTATTCTACCTAGTTTGTCAATATCCTGCTTAAACTATTACATCCAGAAGGAAACACAATACATCAGATGTGCTTTGATTACAATGAGGGATTTTTTGGCTTGAGTTAGGGGAATGAGATCtgattttttgatttgttttatgtGAAGAGGGAGGTAATTTCTCACCATTTCAGCAACATTACAACTTCTAACATACAAAAAAGCTTTTCTAAAACATAAGTATTAAGTAGcttttcaaaatgaaatggaaCATAGTTTCTTTCCATGATTCAGGATGATTTGTGCTAGATGAGAAGGTGGATTTTCCCATAACCTAATGAAAATTGACCTGGACTGATATCCACATGTTAAGGAAAGTTCTCTGTCACCTCTTTATCTCAGAAATGATTCCATGAGCCTGTTATTCATAAACTATGAGAGCTTAGAGTCGAAAGGTTGTGGTCTGCTTTTTATAGGATCATATTAGGATATACATTTGTAGATGAGAATCTTTGATTCTCAACCTCAGTGAAGAGAATATCCGATATTTGTCTTTTCTCCTAGGGCATGTATTCCTGTGGAGTCTAGGGATATACTGAGTAGACAAAAGCATTGAATGAAGTCAAGGGTCTTAGGCTTAAGTGTCAGCTTTGCTACTTATTCCCACATTTATGATTTAGAACAAGGCATAATGTTTTGAGGACcttagttttcttacctgtaaagtCTAGAGTTTGGATTAGGTAATATCTAAAAAGTTCTTTCTACTTCTATATCTATGATAAAGCCATGTAGATTTGCTTCCTGAAAACTAATTATGGTCAGAAACTATGGGTTGTTCTCACCACTAGTTGAGCATGAGGGCCAAGATACTAAATTGAACTTTCAattatatttgttgtttatttttttaaaaatattggtaaattttatttaaaaaaaattatctaaatcaaaataaaaagaacaaattaaagaccaattaacggaaattaaatctatttttaattaaagctttttatttacaaaacatatgcatgagtaatttttcaacattgacccttgcaaaaccttatgttccaaaatttcccctcctttcccttaccctctcccctagatggcgggtAGTCCAATACATTCAACCATATTTTGCATGTTTAATGGAGTggtgaaattgaaaatatttgattgaaataggagaggggaaaaaaggaagagagaatatttcttattctttgataTTAGTACTCTTTATTCCcttaatgtgaaaaagaaaacttggaagaaTATAATAATGGTATTTATGTAGCTCAAAAATCACTTCATCATATAAACTCTTTATAAAATCAACATTGACAAATAGCAACTGAACTTGCATAGAATTTACTCTGATTTAATGCTTTTGATTTTGCAGGGACTGAATTATGAGGAAACACGCCAAGTAGTCCTGCAAATTGGTGTAACAAATCAGGCTGCATTTTTTGGGTCTGGTGGTTCAAAGACAACAGGCATGAGCACAACTACAGTTACCGTTAATGTTAAAGACCAAGATGAAGGGCCTGAATGTACTCCTCAAATGCAGACTGttcatgtgaaagaaaatgcaGTACTGGGGACACAGTTCAATGGTTATAAAGCCTATGATCCAGAAACTAGAAGCAATAGTGGCATCAGGTACTAATGAGAGCATATTGAAAcaattatacatttattatatttattaaattgaagaattgctaaattttcatatcataattactctttgtaatatttttgacattttagaagacctgaatttaattcCTTATTAACAGGTATCAAACATTAAATGATGCAAAAGGATTGTTCACAATTGATGAAACATCAGGTTCGATCAAAGTTCTTAGAAGTTTAGATAGAGAGTCAAATACCTTCAGACATGGCTCATATAATATTACAGTACGAGCAGCAGACAGAGGTaagaatgctaattttttttcctaaaaaaaagtctagaaaaaaagaacaacagaaaCTGGAACATATTATAAATAGTGCTTCTTCAATGAcctgcttccttcccttctccccaattCCCTGCCCAGGGTAAAAGAAAGAGATTGCTATAACATGTTACTGATTTATGTATGCTTCTgatttaatgtttattattaataaatcttgtactatattttgaaagaaatagtGTCTTAAAAGTCTTGctacttgaaattattaaaacATCAAACTTTTGATTCCTGTATTAGTGACTGTCTTCAATATGAAGATAAGTTACAAAAAGACTTGGATGTTTGATCAGAATGGAGGGTGGGGAATGGGGTAGCAAGCTTCTTGTCATTGCTAGTCTACTAATAATAAGCTGAAAGGATATGGAAACAATCTTAGATCATAAAATGGGAACCGAAAGTGATACCagagatcatatatttagagctaggagaaaactaaaagaatttaatgaatttaacagaggaagaaactgcagattgaaatgacttgtttaaattttcttctaccaTTCAGTCCATCTTGTACCCTACTGctagattaatcttcctaaaacatgacTTTGGTCAGGTTACTTTTTATTTGTATGGTAAATTCAGACTACTTAGCTGGGCATTAagctctttcccctccctttttttcaatttttcaactGAATCAAACTGCATACCTTGTTTTAGTGtacctcaaactcaaatagaatcgAGGTCATTATTCTATAACCCTGTGGGCTGTGTGTCTGTAATGTTATcgattttgttgtatttttaattattctattagatgttttccaattatatttttatttggtttgaGCAGCACTTGGGCAGTCTAGTCCATATGTTGCTTGTGGACTATGTGTTTAACTAATCTCTAGCCTTGGCTAGCCATCCATCCAAATTTAGTTCAAATGCCATCTAGTCTGTAAACTCTTGTTTCCACCCAAGTCCTAAAAGGTATATTACATTTTAGTTAGATGAGACAATATAGGAATATTCTTGTAAACCTTAAGGTACTTAATGCCAGCTGctacaaaattattattactactctTATTTTTGTGTTCTAGATGGCAGAACATGTACTGGTATCTTGAGGATTATTGTTGATGATGTAAATGATAATGGTCCAGTCATATCCCAAAAATCAGTAATAATCTGCAAAACGCAAATGGGCTCAGCAGAAATTGTTGCTGTAGATCCTGATGAGCCTATCAATGGCCCACCCTTTGAATTCACCTTGCCAAGCAGTTCTTCACGGGTTAATGATGGAATGTGGAGGCTGAGCAAAATTAATGGTATGTAtccataaattcttttaaaaggactttattgcatggaaaataatcaaaataacattaatgtaatgctttaagatttccaaagctctttacaagtattatctcgttttagtctgaaaaaaaaaaatccctgggaGGTGTAAATAtatcagttttacagatgagaaagttgacGTCAGTATGTTAAATAGCACAGCTTTTAAgttgtttgaagctggatttgaaattgttttcctaAATCCAGGTCCAGCTCACTTCACCACTTAGCTGCACCTAAATCTTGCTATCATTGTCCATTTTAGTTTCTTGTTTCCAGTACGAGAACAAGATAatcataacatttatattgtgGATTAGGCAACAGTTTCACTTGCTGTTGTATAGGTACTGTCCTTTGCCTGGTTCAAGAATCCCTGAGGATTTCATTCACTTCCCTTGAATCATCCTGGTCCAAACAAAATAAACCTAGGTCTAACTAagtcattttttattctattatttcctattatttgtataataaaatataacctacccatcttttcaaattcttcattttctaactCTGCTCTACCTCTCCAGTTTACTTTagattatttcctttcatttgttcTCTATTCTAGCCAAATTGAcctgcttgcttttttctctttacagACTGTCCTTTATGTTTAGAATGTTCTTTCCCCCCTCACATCCTTTTCTTGGAGTCTTTATCAGGCCTCACTCTAGATGGTTACATCCTAAGTGAAACCTTCTTTTGCTCCCTCAGTTGTTAATGCCTTCTTCACCTTAGATTACCTTGAATTTATTTAGATATGTTTTTGATTAATTCACCCAGTAGCAGCTACTGAAGGTTAAggctatttttgtctttgtgttatttccccctttttatggtATGGTATATCACTTTATTGTTTTTAGGGGTACTTTTAGGGAGAAAACTCCCTCTAATCATGTAACTGTTCTGTAACTAAAGTCTTATTGAGCACTGAGGTATTAAGTTACTCAGAAGGCACACTTGAACACCAGGTTTTTTGGACCCTGAAGCTGGTTCTCTACTGGACTGTCATTCATATAatcagtgcttaataattgtttgttgaataaatcagaaaatttaaatattttatgactGGATGCCCTGGTAATATATGTTCACTgatctcttatttcttcttttatcaaGACTAGCTAAGTGATGTGGTGGATGGTGCAGTCAActagatctgagtttaaattttgcctcacatatttactagctgggtaaaCCTGAGGAAATCATTTTATGTTTGCCTTGACttccacatatgtaaaatggCTCCAATAACGATGCCTACTTTGCAGGGTTGTAAATATCAagtgagtttatatatatatatagtgctttacaaactttaaagaactgtataagtgctattactattattactattgactatgataatgataataggtAGATTAGTGCAGCTTCTGAAATTTCTAATGTATGTTTAGCTTCTAAAAGAACTTTGgattaaaatgaagaagaaaaaacttgggAGGTATTATGgctgtttttaaacattttagagACAAGTTTTTAGGTTTATTCTTTTTGACAATAGAATGAAAAGTATAGGATGGAAGTTACAGAAAAGAAGTATAGGTTTGATATAAGAAAAAGGGAGTTATCAATACCTTTGGAGATTGCTGTCTCTGAAGATAGTTGTTCCTTAGAGGTTCTCAGCAAATGCTTGCCACCACTTGTTAGATATGTTGTGGACAGAATTGTTTTTTTCAAGCATAGATTGTACTTGCAGGATGATAAGGTCCCTTCagactttgaaattctgtgattcagtcTTTAATCCTTTTATCTACTTTTGgtatattaacatttatatttgaCTTCCTATTATTTGGGTTGTAATTAGTGCAATTGATGAAAATTCTTGAGAGAGGTACAGATGTTTACCTgcatgttttataagaaatactgccctttattttctttcagataCTGCTACACGCATAACCTTCCGCAATGATCCAGGATTTGGGGTATATGATATACCTATTGAAGTTAGAGATAGATTTGGCCTGTCTAAAACCAATGTATTGAGTGTTAATTTATGTGATTGTGTTGTTCCAAGTGAATGTACAACTCGTGCAGTTCTAATGCAAGGTGCAAATGATGTAAGACTTGGAAAATGGGCCATCCTTGCCATGATACTGGGTGCAGCATTACTGTCTTGTAAGTGTTTGATTTActctaaatatgtaaaatatccCTAAAATAATTGTTATTCTGAAAATTAGCATTATATTTAATTAAGGAGTATGTGCAGTACAGCAATTACATATAGTTCTGTAGCCAACCAATTCCTGAGTATATAATTAAAAGTGTGAACAGTATATATCCTGGCTTTAGTCTGAGAAAAGGGTTATTTGTCCTTCAGGGCAAAATAATGTTATCATTTGAATTTGTTTACATAAGCAATTCTTTGAGAAATTTTCAAGATCTTTTTCCTGAAAGAATGCTTTTATTTATATGCAAAAAAATTCTCTCCCAAAATTAATCTGAATACTATGAGAAAAATTCtgggtttttaaaattaagcTAATTTGAATCAAGTAAAATTTTGTTCCATTAGAGAAGGTATGCTTTAGCACGTTGTTTTCTGTGTGTCCTATTGCATAAGCAAACGAGTAATCTCAGGTTACCCAAGTagtcaaatagaaattaattccGTATATATCTATCCATGCAATTctatacataatattttaatataaattactCAATTGGTTCTTTTCTCCTCATAggtattttatttacattagtTTGTGGAGCTGCTGGTTCTTCCCCTGCAAAAAAACCTTTCCCTGATGATTTGGCTCAGCAGAATCTTATTGTTTCAAACACTGAAGCCCCTGGAGATGACAGAGTGGTAAGtgacatatattttaagaacAAATATTTAGCCACAAAAGGCTTGTTGCTTTACTTCTTTATTCCTTGATCTCATACTTCTCTTAATAGGGTCTAAGATCAAATTGAGTCTTAGCTAATTTACAGAGCTTTCAATCCATTTAGAactccatttttttaaagaaaaaaatttacaactgTGTAACCCCAGAAATTGTTTGTACTTTTGAATTTGATTCATTGTACCAAGTGTGAAATTTTACATTCATCTCTATTAATACTTTGGCCCAAAATTGCTAGTCTGTCAAAactttttgaatcctgattctgttatccattatattaattatttctctc of the Sarcophilus harrisii chromosome 1, mSarHar1.11, whole genome shotgun sequence genome contains:
- the DSC2 gene encoding desmocollin-2 isoform X2, which translates into the protein MAAEGPGQSRFIAGCGLLLLTLQVLSFSCEACKRVILTVPSKLEAETFVGRVNLDECLPSANIIHSNDPHFKIFKDGSVYTTNTIVLSPEKRNFTIQLSNTQKRELKNIVVLLEYQKKVLKKRHLKETVLKRAKRRWAPIPCSLPENSLGPFPMYLQQVQSDSAQNYTVYYSIRGPGVDQEPLNLFYIERDSGKLFVTRPVDREKCSSYGLIAYASTPDGYSVDMPLPLEIRVEDENDNYPIFTENPYQFEVLENSGAGTTVGQVCATDADEPDTMHTRLKYTIIEQQPPSPTLFSIHPVTGVITTTSSRCDREVVDKYKLTLKVQDMDGQYFGKFTKSTCIISVGDVNDNLPIFTRTSYVTEVEENKSNVEILRLAVEDKDLINTPNWSANYTILRGNENGNFHIVTDPKTNEGILCVVKGLNYEETRQVVLQIGVTNQAAFFGSGGSKTTGMSTTTVTVNVKDQDEGPECTPQMQTVHVKENAVLGTQFNGYKAYDPETRSNSGIRYQTLNDAKGLFTIDETSGSIKVLRSLDRESNTFRHGSYNITVRAADRDGRTCTGILRIIVDDVNDNGPVISQKSVIICKTQMGSAEIVAVDPDEPINGPPFEFTLPSSSSRVNDGMWRLSKINDTATRITFRNDPGFGVYDIPIEVRDRFGLSKTNVLSVNLCDCVVPSECTTRAVLMQGANDVRLGKWAILAMILGAALLSCILFTLVCGAAGSSPAKKPFPDDLAQQNLIVSNTEAPGDDRVYCTNGLTTQNVNTGCTLVSGVKNGQESFEMMKGGHQTLESCQGGGHHTLDSCRGGHHTLDSCRGGHHTLDSCRGGQVEMDNCRYTYSEWQNFTQPRLGEESIRGHTLIKN